Sequence from the Equus asinus isolate D_3611 breed Donkey chromosome 5, EquAss-T2T_v2, whole genome shotgun sequence genome:
TGGGAAGTCAGGCCCCCTGCTCTGCCTGGCGTCCTGGCCCCAGCATTTACCTTGAGATATTGGATGTCTTTAGAGCAGCTGAGCTCAGGCAGGCCGGCCGCCCGCATCAGGGCGAAGAGGTGCAGGAAGAGCAGCCCGTGGCGCCGCAGGATGGTGTAGGCTCTCTCACAGTAGCCCCGGAACCTgcaggggggcggggggaggggctcTGGGTCCTCCCAGCCACTCTGTCACCCTTTCACCCTGAGCCAGGGGGCCAGCAGGCCAGCCTGCCCTTGCCCTGGAAATAGCCGTACACAGCCCCCACTCCCTTTAACGGCGACCCCCTGCCCCAGCCGGCCTCCTCCTACAGGACCCAGGAGCTTTCTCCCTGCACTGCCCCCTTCCAGGGGTGGGCTGAGAGCTGGTCCCCgtccctgccccctgcctgggGCCCCAGGCACCAAAGGGCATCCAGGGGGTCTGAGGCACCCTCACCTTTCGAATTTCTCACTATTATTAGTCTTCCCCTGCTGGATCACATGGACAAAGTCATAGGTGAGGATGAATGGGACTCGCTCACGGTTGATTCCAAACTTGGTCTTGAAATTCCCCAGAAAGTGGCCAAAATCAATGTGGAACAGCtaaggggagggaagggcagagacTGAAAAGGAGTCAGAAAGGAGAGTGCCTTGGTCCAGAGGACCTGGGGAGACAGAGGGACCCGGAAGAGCTTGGAGGGGGCTCTGCCTCGGAGCCGTGCGCAGCACAGAAAGGCCAGGGCGGGGCCGGAAGACAGGTGCTGCCTGCATGGCAGCCCCCACACTGCCCCTACCTGCCCATTCTCACGGATCATGATGTTGTCGCTGTGCCGATCACCGATGCCCAGCACGTATGTGGCCACACAGTAGCCAGCGCAGGAGAGGGTGAACTCCTCAATAGCTCGTTCCAGGGCCTCcctgggtgaggggaggagggcagaatgGAAACCATGGCCACACTCCTTTGCAGCTCCTTCTACCAAGAGGTGaggtcccctccccttgaatgtggCCTTGTGATCTGCTTGGACCACGGGAGTGTGGAGGAAGTGATGCTGGGCTCATCCCAGAGCCTAGGCCTTAAGACACTTCCCACCTCCTGCACATTCCCTACTGCCATGGTGGGAAGCTGAGGCTAGAATGAGGAGAGGCAACACGGCTGAGGGCCAGCGCCGAGGCCCCAGACATGCGACCCTCCACGCCCAGTCAAGCTCCCAGATGACAGCAGTTGCACGAGTGATGACAGCAGAGCCACTCAGCTCAGCTGGCTCGAGTTACAGGCTTGTGAGCCAATAATAAATGGCGGTTGTTTTCTGTCCCTGAGTTCAAGGGTGGTTGTTCCCGGCAACAGACGACTGATAGATGGGGGAATGGAGACCCAACCCCTACCCACAGAGACATGGCTGGTCCTTGGCTGAGCCAAGAAGCCACAGAGACTGTCCCAGGCCCTTCTTGTCACCTTTGACTCCCAAACCACACCTCTCGGAAAGGAGAAAGCATCTTTCCCTGGACCAGAAACCTACCCAGGGTTCTTGGACTTGAGCCAGTTGAGCAGGGCATCCTTGTTGAAGGCGGCCGTGGCTGCCATGTTGCTCTTGTTCAGCTGGATGTTGGCAATGGTGTCTGAGTGAAGCACCACCTCGATGAGGCCCGTGCGGTCCCCGGTGGAGAGGCAGCCATAGGGGGTCATCCTAgccaggtggggggaggggcagagaaatgCCGTGGTCAAGGGCTGTCTCCAGGGCTGCTTGACCCCCAAGGAGCTCAAGGCACCAAAAATAGCCACAGGAGATGCTACTCAAGCTgctgaaaaggaggagaaaggtgCTGGGGAGGAGCTCTTggctcccagggccccaggggaaGGCTCCTTGGAGAGGTCAGCACCAGCACCCAGATGCAGAGTCAGCACCTTGGCTGAGCTCACATTTGCTCAGAGAGAAAAATCCACGTGGCTTGAAAGACGATGCTACTACTTCCCAGGAAGGGGCAGGATGCCAGGGATACTTGGggcaaaggaaaaacagaacGGGACAGATGCCAGCAGCAGGCCTGGCCTTCTCCACCCTCATCCTGTGGCTCCGTTGTCTCCCTGGGCCCTAGTTAAACCCGTCCCCGTCCTTCCTACAGGAGCCATTTTTCCTGAGGTGGTAATGTTGCGTTGAGGGGACCCCCTCCAAAGGGACAGAGTCCTGGGCTTGGTGCAGGCACAAATGGATGACAGGAGGGCCCCTCACCTCAGGTCCAACCCCTCCTGCTTCCACAGAACGTCCATGAGCTGGATCATCTGCAGAGTCAGCATGTCCTGGCGGAGGTCTGTGCAGCACCCCCCAGAAGGAAAACCATGAGTTTCTAGTGGGTTCTCCACTCGCAGCCATGCCCAGGCCCCAAAGTCCAAGAACTGCCCCTCGGCTTGCCCTCCAGGAGTCGTCCCCCAGGGACCCCCAGGGCAGCATGGCACGGTGTCGGGAGGCCAAGGCCTCAGCAGGCCCTTCCCCAGGGGACCCGCCTGCTCACCATCCCCGTTCTTAAATATGATGCCCACGCTGCCATCGCTGCCCGCCTCCTCGTTGCTGTACATGACCCACAGAGGCTTCATCTTGGAGTCCATGAAGGTGCACTGCTCCACACTGCCGGGCCAGAGGGGGGTCAGCACCGGTCCCCACACAGGGCCTTGGGGCAGGGGGTCAGGGGGATCGTGGGGTCTCAGGGCTCACCAGACTTCAGCCAGCAGGATGCTGGGGTCGAGCGGCGACTGCAGGTGGGAGAGGGCCTCCAGGTAGGTCTCCTGGCGCATGCACAGGTGCATCAGCTCCTTGGTGTGGGGCTTGGTGGCCTTCTGGGAGCTCACTTTGACAAAGTCATTCAGGGCCTTCAGTTTGCTCAGTGCTTCCCCCTGGCCGGGAGAATGGGAGGGCAGCACAGTGTGCGCAGGCCAGGAGGAGCAGGCTCTGAGCTCAGCCCGGCCCAGGTGATTCTAAAGGGGCCCGACCGACCCTACCCGAAAGCGGAGCCCAGGctggggcggggccaggggccTGAGGCTCACCTGCTTCATCAGCACCTTCATGTGGTGGGTGCTGCCCCTGCAGTACGCCTCCATGATGAGGCCGAAGCGCAGGGCCACCGACGGCACGTGCATCTCGgacctggagggaggaagagggggctGAGCCTCTCCTGGCAGGGCCACACAGCCTCTCCCAGTCCAGCCGGGACACCCAGGCCGGCAGGAAACGTGAGGCCAGCAGACGAGGTCCCTCCTCCCCATGGCCTTCCAGGGAGACACAGGGGCCCCGTGAGTCCAGCTACCGGAGGTGCCAGAAGAGGAAGTGGCCGATCTTGCGGTTGGCCAGGGCCCGGTCCAGCAGGAATTTGGTCAGCTCACAGTCGAGGTAGGACTCGTACTTGAGCACCTGCACCAGCTGCAGCAGGTACTGGAAAAGCTCGTCGTCCCTGCAGGGAAGGGAGGCCGGCTGGGGCCCAGAGCTTCACGGCTAGGGACAGGGGTCTGCTGCTAGCgagggggcagggcaggcacGAGAGGCCGGTCCCACCTGAGCAGGTCCCCAGGGAAGGTTCAGAACGTCCCCAGCCGGTGCCCACTTGCGGGCAATTGGGGCAAAGCTGCCCTTCCACGGAGCAGGGAGCCCATGGGACTCACGTCAGTTTCCGCAGGGACTTGATGGCGAAGGAGCCCACGTGGCGGTCGGGGAAGCTGAAGTCCAGTAGCTCCAGGGCGCTCAGCACAGGCAGCTCGGGCCAGGAGCACAGCAGGTAGAGCATCTAGGGGATGCTGGTGGTCAGGGCATGGGGCAAGCAGTGGCTGCGTCTGACTCCAGGCTCTggccctcccccagggcccccgCCCTGCTGCCCACCTGGGCCACGTCCTCATGCTTGTTCCACTTGGTGACCAGCAGCAGCCGGGCCAGTGCCTCGGGGAAGTGCTCCTGGACCTCGTGTCGCATCTTCCACACCAGGTCCTTCTCATGCTCATACAGCTCCCCGGACCCCCGCCGCTCCAGGATCTCCCGCAGCTGCAGCTGCTGAGGGGCGCAGGAGGGGGTGAGGGCTGCGGCCTGCCTCCATGCCCCACCGCCCACGGCTACGGCCCCCAGCTCACCTCCTCCTCGGTGAAGCGCCCATGCTCCCCGGGCCGCCCCAGCTCCAAGATCTGCAACAAGCGGCCGTGCTCTCAGCGGCGaccccagggcctgggccagccctggcaggGCCCCGGCGGGGAGGGGTCAACACCTCGGCACTACTGACCTTGCGGGCCAATGACTCTCAGGGTGGGGACTGTCTCGTACACTCTAGGGCGTTTAGCAGCATGCCTGGCCCCACCCACAAGATGCCAGGAGCATCTCTCCCACTGGTTGTGACACCAAAAATGTCTTTGGACATTGACCAaagtcccctggggggcaaagtGGCCCCTGGTTGAAAACTACTGCTCTAGGGCACATGAGGATTCTGGAGAGTCAAGAGAGGCCCCAAATGTATGTGGTgacccagccccctgccccgggCAACTCACAGGGTGTGGGGACCATGCTCTCAGGAGTCACAGAGGCAGAGTCAGAAAAGTTCATCTTTAGCCCCACAGCCTCTGGGCAGGGCAGGTCCTGGGCCCCAGGTGGCAGGGGCCCCTCACTGACCTTGTCAAGGGCAGGGTAGTACACGGGGTGGGGGGCCACCTCGGGGAGGGAGATGACCAGGGCGGCAGCGCTCTCAGTGTTGGGGTTATTGCGTACGGTTCCCGTGGGGTTCAGCAGCTCCCCTTTCTCATCTAGACACAGGGACAGATGGAGTTGCATGGGGAATGCCACCACGGCTGGGGCCCCTTCCCCCCACGCCTCTCCCTCCTGGCCTGGGCTGACCTGGGACGGAGGGCCACATGTAGAGGCAGCATTCCCCAGTCTTGAGCTGGTCCTTGTAGTCAAACAGCATGAGGTTGGCCCAGGCAATGGGGCAGTCCTGGAAGAGAACGTGGGCAGGTCAGGGCCAGCTGCCGAAGAGCCCCCACTGGCTCATCTGCAGGATGGGCCCAGCCTCCAGGCCATGCTTCCCTGCCTCGCCCAGACTCCCTGGGGGAAGCCAGCCAGGTCAGCCACCTCTTGGCTCCCTTCTGTTCCCAGCTGCATCCCCACTCTGGGCTTCTTGAGAAACCCCCAAACAAACCACGTCAGCCCCAGAAAGGTGGCCCAGCTCAGCAATGGGTGAGTCAGCGTGGCTCAGTGGCCAGTCACAGCGTGACTCAGGGCCCAACCGCCACTCCTCCCCAGCCAGCTGCTGACTCAGGCCCCTCTGCCGCTGTGAGGACAGTCCCTTTGTCCTTCCACCCAGAGAGCTGCCTCCAGGTTCCCACAAGGACTGAAGACCAGGGTCCAGATATTCCAAGTCACCCTGCTCATGAGCCCAGGAACCCAGAGCTGTCACAGAGCAGGGGCAGTGGCTGCTATGGGCGGGGTGGGGAGGCTAGGGTCCGCAGGCCCTCCCAGGAGCCCATCCTCAGGCTGTGTGCCTACTGAGAGCAGGATGGGGAGTGGGCCAGGGCTGCAGGACTGGACTAAGCCCAGCAGGGAGTGCACTGGTTCTCTGAGGCCTGGCCccacctcccggccgccccaccCACCGCCTTCTTGGACTTCTTCTTGGTGGAGCGAGCCTTCTTGGCCTTCTCAATCACGGCGTAAAGTGCAAAGCAGAGACGGGCCATGCGCGGCAGATCGCAGACGTTGATGTCAAACTCCAGCCGCTGTTTCCACACAGGCTCTGAGCACACGCTCACCTCCGAGCTGGACACCGTCTTGCAGAGCGTCTCATTACCATGGAAAAGCCCAGCCTGCACCACCAGCTGGGGAAGGTGTGGGCACCGGGTGACAGGTGGCAGAGGCCCcgcctccctctttcctcccaggTTCTCCCACCCACCTAAGGCTTGAATCTCCTCCTGAAAGGTCCTCATTTCACATGGGTCTGAATCCCACTTCCCACGTGGAAGAAGGTGGTGTGGAAGAAAGATGGCTGTGCATGGGCAGCTGCTCTCAGCTCCCCAAGGGCTCTGTGGGACCCCAGGGCGTGTTGCTTCCCTgctctggggctcagtttccccatcgtGGCTCTGGAACTCCAGGGCACCTTCTGGCTTGAACACCCAAGGGCTCCCTCCACTGCTCAGAATCAGATGAGCCCCTTGTGGGCGGGGCAGGATTTAATGCCCCTAAAcactcctgccctcctccttcaGCTCCACGTGACAGCCCTCATTGCCAAACACCAGCCCCCAGACCCAATCCTCCATGACTCTGCCACGGGATCCCAGGCCTGCTCTGCTTGTGAAATTAGCCCAACAGAAAATGCTCCCCAAAGAGACGCAGCCTCTGCGGACCCAGGTTTCACATCCTACAAATGGGACAATAAAGCCTGCACCTTGCTGGCTGTCCTGAGGACCGAGGAGATGGGGTGTGTGAGCAGCCCAGAGGTGGGCTTGGCCCCTGGGCTGAGGCACCTGCTGCACACACCTCCCACGGACGCCCTGGGAGCCCCAAGGGCCCCAGCCCAGCTGGAGCAGCTCCTCTTCCGCGCCTGTCACCTCCCAGACTTTGAGGTTCCCACAtccctgggctgggccaggccccaCAACCTCCACCAAAGTCAAATACTCAGAACTCGCTGGGCTCTGTTTCCACGAATCAGCCTCTCTGGCCAACCAGcttgctcccctccccccttcctgtTTTGAAGCGACTCACAACCACCCCAGGCAGGGATGCTGGGTAATGTGGTCAGGTGGCTTTCGTGTGACCCCCCCGCTTCTTCCTCTGCTGCCCCTCCAGGACACAGCCGCCTTGTTTGTGCAAAAAACACCCCCCAAGCCCCTCTGGCCCAGAAGCCCCCTACCTTCATCCGCTCATCCGCGTTCACTTTGCTGCCCTGGATGAGCTCGATGCAGAACGGCTGCTCCAGGGACCACAGGGACACAGAGGAgggctgaggtgggggaggggagaagcagggccattgaagcagaggaACCAGGGGCTTGGGGCTCTCACCCCTTGCCACTGACAAGGCCCATGGTCActtgcagggggaggggagagcgtTGCAATCTGTGGCAAGGCTCAGGTACTTGTCCACAACACCATCCTTAGACCTGCCATGCAGGTGCCCCCAGGGGTCCCGACGCCCCTGAGCTCTGCCGGGCATGGAGTTCTGCCCAGAGTGCAGGGGGCAGGAGTGAGAGGGGAAGAGCAGCCAAGAGCCAGGCCCGGAGGCGGCCCCCGGAAAGTTCGGGCAGGACCCCACCCCAGGATGTCACTCGTGTTGGCTGCCCAAACTCAAAGCCCCAACTTTCAACAAAGACCAACCAAGGGGCATGAGACCAGGGGCCCCTGGACCCACAGCCAGCCAGGGTGTTGCCCAATAGGCGCTAGCATTAGAGAACAagtgggaggaagggatggaggggagGGTAAGCGGAAGGCACTGGCTCACCTTCTTCACGGGAATGGGGGGCGGTTTGGTGCGCGGTTTTTGGACTTGGGGGGTGGGGTTGCTCTGTTCGTCCCGCATGGCGAGGATGGAGGAGGAGTGCACCATGGTCAGATGAGGGGTCAGCCCGCTGTGCAGGCAGCTGCAGATGTACTGAGATGGGGGGCAGAGTGAGAGGCCGACGGGGGGCTGGGATAACTGGCTCCCCGCGGACGCCCCCATGCTCACCGCTGCCTATCCCAGGCCTTCGGGGGGCCTTTCCTGCCGGCTCTTCCTGATCCCACCCACCTCCTGAAGATGGAGCCGTCCTTGTGCTCATGGGGAGCGCCAGCCCAGTAAGGGGGACGATCCCGCCATGACCCCCAAATGCCTGGCTCATCAAGCTCAAGAGGGGCCAAGGaccagccccccagccccagccccagccccgggCTGTGGGGACCCCGGAGAGCGGGCCCATCCCAGCCCTCTGCCCTCACCTGGAAGCGGCAGAGGGGGTAGCTGCCATACAGGTACTCGAGTCTCCCGTTCACCTGCAGCGTGTAGTCCTCGGGCTGCTCCACCAGGGGCTGCCGGAACACCGTGGCCTTCTTCCGGAGGGCACAGGCCATCAGTGCCAGGGGCACGTCCTTGGTGGACACCTGGAAGGTGAAGCTCTcctagggggaggggggagggtcaGCCCTCAGCTTTGTGGAGGGCCCACGGGGTTCTGGGGCACAGGGGGCGGGGTTGCCTACTTGCCCGTCTTAGGCACCCACACCCCCcgaatgtgagctccatgagggcgaGGTCTGATGAAGGCACTTGGCTGACAGCcaggaaatatttgctgaatgaaagaatggacCAATGACCAAGGCCATTGAGTCATTCTGCCTTGTTGAACTTGCCTGCTGGGAGGTTCGGCCAAGCCCCTTGCATGCACGGACACCCCCAAAATACCATTTGATGCTACTGGGAGGAGGGTGAATTTGGGGGCTGCTGGATGACTGGGGAGTCCCACAGAGGAAGCAACCCCGTGGACACGGATACAGCAAACTGGCCGGCAGGAGCCATGGGCTTACCTCACTGCCCTCGAACTTGACGTTGACCAGAAGGGCCCGGCTGGGGAACCGTAGGGTGCTGGCTCCCCAGTTTCCCGCCAAGGGCTCCAGCTGCAGGGGAAAGCTGTACTGTAGCCAGGCCTCCCAGCCCAGCTGTTGCCGGCGGGCAGCGGCCTCCTCACAGAACTGGCGCATCTTGGTGCGAAAGTCATTCACTTCTGGGTCACGCAAGGAGTCAAACTCATGGAGGCCTGAGAGGCAGGGAGGAGCAGATCAGCATGGGGGTGCAGTGGAGAGCAGGACAGCTGGATGACAAGAAGTACCCCAGTAGGGGTACCTTTGCCGATGACAAGGCTGATCTGCGAGTTGATGAGCTTCTTCACCCTGTCGCCCTCGCGGGCCACCAGGCGCAGAACCGGCAGGAAGGGCTGGATGTCACACAGCCGCCGCTGCTCGTCCTCCAGCTCCTGCTGCTCCGCAGTCTGGTTGACGCAGGTGAACACATAGGCCTCGGGGTCACTGAGCATGTGGAAGAGTGGCTCATACTGGGCTCGGTGCCACAACACCTGGGAGGGATAGGCACCAATCAGCTCCTTTGGCCAAGGCAGGCAGGGCCACAGGGAGCTGGGAGGCTGAGGGCAGGGTGAGGCTGGCCTCAGTCTGGGTGTCCCACCCTGCATGACCCTGACAAGAGGGCAAAGGCAAGATCCCAAGACCACTACCCTCTCCAGATCCCTTAAGCACTGACCACGTGGGTCCCCAGGCGTCTCCATCACTGCCTTCTGTGAAGGGCACCAGGTACGCGCTCAAATCTGGACCTGAGCAGCTCGTCCTACAGTCTCCCCTGTAGGTTACGGCTGGCTGGACATGACCTCCGGGCAACCCGAGCTAATCGTTCTGGATTCATCagcctgatttttaaatgttggcaactaattcAGAAAAGTGTAGCTCACTGAGGGAGCTGTGTTCAGCCACGGCTGTCAACGTGTGCCCTCGGGGCAAGGTGTCCCCAGGGATTGCTGGGGAAGCCGTTCAACAGTCAGGCTTTAGTACAAAGGTGTTCACTGCTGAGTCacagagaagatggaaaaggagGGAATGGCCCAGCGCTGCTACCACGGGGGACAGATAATTACGATCCATCAACCAAGAGAGAGCACAGAGCCGTGACCCAGAATCTAGGGATCCCTGTACAAACCAGCATGGAGGGCTCCAAGGCACATCAGTAAGTGGGAAAAAACTCAAGCTGTAGAACAGCAGATGTAATTCAAGCCCATTtccataaaaacaacaataataaatgcattaattACTATAGACCAGGACTCGGCAAGCAATGGTTTGCCAGGTTATTGGAAGACAGCCATGTCCATTCATCTAcacattgtctatggctgcttttgccctttgatggcagagttgagcagttcCAACAAATCTCATATGGCCAGtaaagcctagaatatttactatctgtcccttggtaaaaaaaaaacaaaaaaaacaaagaagggtCTGACCCAgaggcatagtggtgaagttttcatgctccgcttcagcagacggagtttgtaggttcagatcccgggcacagatctagcaccatcgttaagccatgctgtggcagcaacccacataaaatagaggaagactggcagagatgttagctcagcaacactcttcctcaagcaaaaacaggaagattggcaacagatgttagctcagggccaatcttcctcaccaacccccccaaaaaagataaagaaattgaaatagacTTGGAGTGTGAGGTGAGTCTGCAGGGACCGACGTGTTTTACATTTCTGCAGTAttcaaattttaataacattcaCGTATAGCTCTGTAAGCAGAAAAATAAGATTAACTTAAAAATGATAcatgaggggccggctccatggctgagcggttaagttcgtgcgctccaccgcggcggccgagggtttcgccagttccaatcctgggcatggacatggcaccgctcatcaggccatgctgaggtggcatctcacatgccacaaccagaaggacccacaactaagaatatacaactatgcactggggggctttgtggagaaaaaggaaataaataaaatcttcaaaaaaaatgatACATGAGAAAGATGCTATAATGttaactcagaaaaaaagataacaaaagtTCATAATCAGAATTACCACAAAAAAAACACtgtacataaaaaaagaaaataagaaatagccAGTGTGAACTGTGGTTGTCTCATAAGGCTGGATCATAGGtaatttcttcctcctactttTTCTTATGTTACTAAATTTCAATGTGTCAATATTacttttgaaatggaaaaaaaaatttaattttaaaagaaatctcccaggaaaggaagattaaaaaaaccctcaaggATGGTACACTGCTTCTCTCCGTTTTTTCTGGCCCCAAATATAGGTTTTGAAATTCCAAGCTAAGGTCTTGCCTTCTGGTATGACCCATTAAATCCCTACTTTGTAAGTGGGACAATCTCTTTGAAAGGTCTCAAGACAACATCTATCAAATTCTATCCAGATGTCTAATCCTTTGGCTTAGTAATCCACCCTGAAAATtattcaacaaaacaaaaactacttcCAAAGGTGATGTTTACTATGATGACAGCCCCAAAGACGAAAGACCAGTAAAATTCTTAAGTGGCTGTGGATGGGGTGTGGTTCCAAAAACGATGGCACAGTCACGGAGAGACTCAAAGGCCACCATTGGAACTACAGCCTGAAGCTCTCGGTAAACGTGCGCTGACAAAGCACTGACAGAGGCGGGAAGCGGAACTCGGAATGCTAGGGGGACTCCAACCATAAGTTTTTCAACAATTTTTGGATATTATTTATTCCTCTTAAAATCCATATCCAAGGATCTCAAATCAGAGAATCTACGCATGTGAGTGTGagcgtctgtctgtctgtctttctctctgagtTCCAGGCTCTGGGGACTAGTTGTAATGTCAAGCTCGTACCTTCTTGATGGTGCTGAGGTTGGCATTTCGGGACACAGGGAAGTTCAGATAGACCCCCGTGGGCAGCAGGAAGTCAACAGCCACGCTCTGATTCTCCTCCTTGGTCCAGAATTCCATGGGGCAGTCAACCCCAGGGGGCATCCTGCTTTTTCACTTCTCAGACACCAGTTGTCCTGAAAAGGCAACGAGGGCGAAATGAGTCCCCTTCAGGTGTGCTGGGTGGGCCCTTTGATCACAAAGTCAGGACCTCTGATGGCAGGAGGCTCAGGACGAAATCCCAGCCCCATGGACACCCAAAGCTtgcctctctctgggccttgtCCTGCCTGGGGCGGGTTGTGGCTCCTACTGCCCCATGCCACCGTCTTGGCTGAGCTGCCTCTCATCACAGCCAGCACTCCATCTGCATCCCTCACAGCAGTGGCCCAAATTCAAGACACCAAGACCCATACCAAATCATCTTTTCTCAGGAACTCACACGCGGAGGCCCCGCCATGGCCACCAGCTGGCAAAGGTGGGAAACGGAAGGATCACTGGCCAGACGACCCAGGACTTGACCAGGACCAAAGGCTGCAGTTTTTGAAACTTTCTAACCAGAAACCAAGTGGCTTAAAAATGGCTCTGGCCATCAAACAATTTGTTGAAATAGCTGACTCATACCAAACTCACCAGTCATACTCATTCCCAGTAAGCAACAAAATGTTATAGACACAATTAAAGGTCTTTCTAGTATCTCTCCCACTCCAGGTTACTACCACCTGGATTCGGGTTGTTTATAACTTCCATGCATGTTTCCATGCTTTCATTATACTAACATGTATCCACAAAACAATTCCTAATATTTTTGCGTGCCTTAAAACTTGGTCTGAATCGTGAGCCTTCCACAACTTGTTCGCGCCTCTCAACATTCTGGTCCTTAGATTCACCCGCGTGATACATGTAGCTCTGGATCATTCATTTGAACTCTTGTGTGGTATTCCACTGCGTCAATCAACCACAATTTATTTGCCCCTTCTCCTGTTGATGAACCCCAAGGTTTGTGTCTATTCTCTCTGATTATTATAAGCAATGCTGCAATGTATATTCTTGCCCACAGTCTGGATGAGCGTTGTCCAAGAGAAATATAACGTGAACCACGTGTGTATTGTCAAAGTTACCAGTagccaca
This genomic interval carries:
- the PIK3CD gene encoding phosphatidylinositol 4,5-bisphosphate 3-kinase catalytic subunit delta isoform isoform X1; the protein is MPPGVDCPMEFWTKEENQSVAVDFLLPTGVYLNFPVSRNANLSTIKKVLWHRAQYEPLFHMLSDPEAYVFTCVNQTAEQQELEDEQRRLCDIQPFLPVLRLVAREGDRVKKLINSQISLVIGKGLHEFDSLRDPEVNDFRTKMRQFCEEAAARRQQLGWEAWLQYSFPLQLEPLAGNWGASTLRFPSRALLVNVKFEGSEESFTFQVSTKDVPLALMACALRKKATVFRQPLVEQPEDYTLQVNGRLEYLYGSYPLCRFQYICSCLHSGLTPHLTMVHSSSILAMRDEQSNPTPQVQKPRTKPPPIPVKKPSSVSLWSLEQPFCIELIQGSKVNADERMKLVVQAGLFHGNETLCKTVSSSEVSVCSEPVWKQRLEFDINVCDLPRMARLCFALYAVIEKAKKARSTKKKSKKADCPIAWANLMLFDYKDQLKTGECCLYMWPSVPDEKGELLNPTGTVRNNPNTESAAALVISLPEVAPHPVYYPALDKILELGRPGEHGRFTEEEQLQLREILERRGSGELYEHEKDLVWKMRHEVQEHFPEALARLLLVTKWNKHEDVAQMLYLLCSWPELPVLSALELLDFSFPDRHVGSFAIKSLRKLTDDELFQYLLQLVQVLKYESYLDCELTKFLLDRALANRKIGHFLFWHLRSEMHVPSVALRFGLIMEAYCRGSTHHMKVLMKQGEALSKLKALNDFVKVSSQKATKPHTKELMHLCMRQETYLEALSHLQSPLDPSILLAEVCVEQCTFMDSKMKPLWVMYSNEEAGSDGSVGIIFKNGDDLRQDMLTLQMIQLMDVLWKQEGLDLRMTPYGCLSTGDRTGLIEVVLHSDTIANIQLNKSNMAATAAFNKDALLNWLKSKNPGEALERAIEEFTLSCAGYCVATYVLGIGDRHSDNIMIRENGQLFHIDFGHFLGNFKTKFGINRERVPFILTYDFVHVIQQGKTNNSEKFERFRGYCERAYTILRRHGLLFLHLFALMRAAGLPELSCSKDIQYLKDSLALGKTEEEALKHFRVKFNEALRESWKTKVNWLAHNVSKDNRQ
- the PIK3CD gene encoding phosphatidylinositol 4,5-bisphosphate 3-kinase catalytic subunit delta isoform isoform X2, encoding MPPGVDCPMEFWTKEENQSVAVDFLLPTGVYLNFPVSRNANLSTIKKVLWHRAQYEPLFHMLSDPEAYVFTCVNQTAEQQELEDEQRRLCDIQPFLPVLRLVAREGDRVKKLINSQISLVIGKGLHEFDSLRDPEVNDFRTKMRQFCEEAAARRQQLGWEAWLQYSFPLQLEPLAGNWGASTLRFPSRALLVNVKFEGSEESFTFQVSTKDVPLALMACALRKKATVFRQPLVEQPEDYTLQVNGRLEYLYGSYPLCRFQYICSCLHSGLTPHLTMVHSSSILAMRDEQSNPTPQVQKPRTKPPPIPVKKPSSVSLWSLEQPFCIELIQGSKVNADERMKLVVQAGLFHGNETLCKTVSSSEVSVCSEPVWKQRLEFDINVCDLPRMARLCFALYAVIEKAKKARSTKKKSKKADCPIAWANLMLFDYKDQLKTGECCLYMWPSVPDEKGELLNPTGTVRNNPNTESAAALVISLPEVAPHPVYYPALDKILELGRPGEHGRFTEEELQLREILERRGSGELYEHEKDLVWKMRHEVQEHFPEALARLLLVTKWNKHEDVAQMLYLLCSWPELPVLSALELLDFSFPDRHVGSFAIKSLRKLTDDELFQYLLQLVQVLKYESYLDCELTKFLLDRALANRKIGHFLFWHLRSEMHVPSVALRFGLIMEAYCRGSTHHMKVLMKQGEALSKLKALNDFVKVSSQKATKPHTKELMHLCMRQETYLEALSHLQSPLDPSILLAEVCVEQCTFMDSKMKPLWVMYSNEEAGSDGSVGIIFKNGDDLRQDMLTLQMIQLMDVLWKQEGLDLRMTPYGCLSTGDRTGLIEVVLHSDTIANIQLNKSNMAATAAFNKDALLNWLKSKNPGEALERAIEEFTLSCAGYCVATYVLGIGDRHSDNIMIRENGQLFHIDFGHFLGNFKTKFGINRERVPFILTYDFVHVIQQGKTNNSEKFERFRGYCERAYTILRRHGLLFLHLFALMRAAGLPELSCSKDIQYLKDSLALGKTEEEALKHFRVKFNEALRESWKTKVNWLAHNVSKDNRQ